In Hymenobacter sublimis, a single genomic region encodes these proteins:
- a CDS encoding TonB-dependent receptor: MFPTPTLLLCTTLAVTAPALVPAPASAYVSPNAASLETGRGATLTGTVLDRTGQPVEGVLVSVADRSALTDARGEFRLYGLPAGEVTVTVTGLSIKPVTQTTTLQNSQAQTLQLTIEEAVRELAGVTVAAKATRYAPEVDGTTVTAGKKNEVVQLSKLDANLVVNSSRQVFAKVPGITVWESDGSGQQINVATRGLSPNRSWEFNTRQNGYDISSDPFGYPEAYYNPPLEAVERIQIIRGGGSLQYGPQFGGLLNYELKRGPRDKKVEFETSNSVGNNGLVSTYNSLGGTVGKVSYFGYYQQRVGGGWRDNSEFNIRNAHANVTLQATDKLRLGAEISHLYYVIQQPGGLTDAQFYQDNVRRSSRARNWFSTPWTIPAFTADYQFSDRTRLSLKTFGLLGERNSIGLASSVGVNQPDAVNPATGQPANRQIDRDRYRNLGAELRLLTDYGLLGQQHTLAAGLRGAGAYLTRRQLGKGDTGRNFNLDLQAPRFGRELDFRTRNYAAFVENIFRVGSRLTLTPGLRLEVIDNDGRGYLSLNADGSENRLTQDSRRKVLLYGAGAEYRLTDQTNLYANYSRAFRPVTFGDLTPPATSDVIDPNLRDATGYNAELGYRGTWADVLTFDVDAFWLHYNDRIGTLRRPVPGGAAGQTQQFRTNIGTSVHKGVEAYLELNLIHALTRNFQLPRLDVFVSSAVLDARYTQLRTTTLTAGNIQEGDLKNNRVEYAPKYTHRVGATFAYKTFSTTAQLTRVAQVYTDANNTVAPNAAATTGRVPGYSVTDVSATYRFAKRFTLRGGVNNVFDKNYFTRRSGGYPGPGLLPADGRTWFASVGLKL, translated from the coding sequence ATGTTTCCCACCCCTACACTCTTACTTTGCACTACGCTGGCAGTTACGGCCCCGGCCCTGGTGCCGGCCCCAGCCAGCGCTTACGTCTCGCCCAATGCGGCTAGCCTTGAAACCGGCCGGGGCGCCACCCTCACTGGTACCGTGCTCGACCGCACCGGGCAGCCGGTAGAAGGCGTGTTGGTGAGCGTAGCTGACCGCTCGGCCCTGACCGACGCGCGCGGCGAATTTCGCCTCTATGGTCTGCCCGCCGGCGAAGTCACCGTTACCGTCACGGGCCTGAGCATCAAGCCGGTAACGCAAACAACCACCCTACAAAACAGCCAAGCCCAAACCCTGCAGCTTACCATTGAGGAAGCCGTACGTGAATTAGCGGGGGTGACAGTGGCCGCCAAAGCCACGCGCTATGCGCCGGAGGTGGATGGCACCACGGTGACGGCAGGCAAGAAGAATGAAGTGGTGCAGCTCAGCAAGCTCGACGCTAACTTGGTAGTGAATAGCAGCCGCCAAGTGTTTGCTAAAGTGCCCGGCATAACGGTATGGGAAAGCGACGGCTCGGGCCAGCAAATTAACGTGGCCACGCGCGGCCTCTCGCCCAACCGCTCGTGGGAGTTCAACACCCGCCAGAACGGCTACGATATTAGTTCCGACCCCTTCGGCTACCCCGAGGCCTACTACAACCCGCCGCTGGAAGCCGTGGAGCGTATTCAGATTATCCGGGGTGGGGGCTCGTTGCAGTACGGGCCGCAGTTTGGCGGTCTGCTGAATTACGAGCTCAAGCGCGGCCCCCGCGACAAAAAAGTCGAGTTTGAAACCAGCAACTCGGTGGGCAACAACGGCCTGGTGAGTACCTATAACTCGCTGGGCGGCACCGTGGGCAAGGTTAGCTACTTCGGTTACTACCAGCAGCGCGTGGGCGGCGGCTGGCGCGACAACTCGGAGTTCAACATCCGCAATGCCCACGCCAACGTGACGCTACAGGCTACCGATAAACTGCGTCTCGGAGCCGAAATCAGCCATCTGTACTACGTGATTCAGCAGCCGGGCGGCCTTACCGACGCGCAGTTTTACCAGGACAACGTGCGCCGCAGCAGCCGCGCCCGCAACTGGTTCAGCACCCCCTGGACCATCCCGGCCTTCACGGCCGACTACCAGTTTTCCGACCGCACCCGCTTGAGCCTGAAAACTTTTGGGCTATTGGGTGAGCGGAATTCCATTGGGCTAGCCAGCAGCGTGGGCGTGAACCAGCCCGACGCGGTAAACCCCGCCACCGGCCAGCCGGCCAACCGTCAGATTGACCGTGACCGGTACCGCAACCTGGGCGCGGAGCTGCGCCTGCTCACCGACTACGGCCTGCTGGGCCAGCAGCACACGCTGGCGGCGGGCCTGCGCGGGGCCGGCGCCTACCTTACCCGCCGCCAGCTAGGCAAGGGCGACACCGGCCGCAACTTCAACCTGGACCTGCAAGCCCCGCGTTTTGGTCGGGAGCTGGACTTCCGCACCCGCAACTACGCCGCCTTCGTGGAAAACATTTTCCGCGTGGGCTCGCGCCTCACCCTGACGCCCGGCCTACGCCTAGAAGTGATTGACAACGATGGCCGGGGCTACCTGAGTCTGAACGCCGATGGCTCGGAAAACCGCCTAACGCAGGACTCGCGCCGCAAGGTGCTGCTTTACGGAGCCGGGGCCGAATACCGCCTCACCGACCAAACCAACCTGTACGCCAACTACTCGCGGGCCTTCCGCCCAGTAACCTTCGGCGACCTAACCCCACCCGCTACCTCCGACGTTATCGACCCAAACTTGCGTGACGCCACCGGCTACAACGCCGAGCTGGGCTACCGCGGAACCTGGGCGGACGTGCTTACCTTCGACGTAGATGCCTTTTGGCTGCACTACAACGACCGAATTGGCACCCTGCGGCGGCCCGTGCCGGGTGGGGCAGCTGGTCAGACCCAGCAGTTCCGGACCAACATTGGCACGAGCGTGCACAAGGGCGTAGAAGCCTACCTGGAGCTGAACCTGATTCACGCCCTGACGCGCAACTTCCAGTTGCCCCGCCTCGATGTGTTTGTGTCGTCGGCGGTGCTGGATGCGCGCTACACGCAGCTGCGTACCACTACCCTAACGGCCGGCAACATTCAAGAGGGCGACCTGAAGAATAACCGCGTGGAATATGCCCCAAAATACACCCACCGCGTGGGGGCCACGTTTGCCTATAAGACATTCTCGACTACGGCCCAACTCACGCGCGTGGCTCAGGTATATACCGACGCCAACAACACAGTGGCGCCCAATGCTGCCGCTACCACCGGCCGCGTGCCCGGCTACTCTGTCACCGATGTGTCGGCTACGTACCGCTTTGCCAAGCGCTTTACCCTACGTGGTGGCGTCAATAACGTGTTCGACAAGAATTATTTCACCCGTCGCTCAGGCGGTTACCCCGGCCCCGGCCTGCTGCCAGCCGACGGTCGTACCTGGTTTGCCTCGGTGGGTCTTAAGCTCTAA
- a CDS encoding exonuclease domain-containing protein — protein MRYLSLDLETSGGKPQRHQVLELAAVVEDTKKLLPLAELPAFRRVVRHPEYVGTAGALALNARLLQELANKEPNPELCTPEELLPQLREFLLAHGFKPDKQNCVTVTMAGKNIASFDLGFLRELPGYGTLVRAEPAMLDPAAFYLNWRKDTRLPTMQICKARAGFEDDTVAHEALADALDVVQLLRPFYELPMYKEVN, from the coding sequence ATGCGCTACCTCTCCCTCGACCTGGAAACCTCCGGCGGCAAGCCCCAGCGCCATCAAGTGCTGGAGCTGGCCGCCGTGGTGGAAGACACCAAGAAGCTGCTACCCCTGGCGGAGCTGCCGGCTTTCCGGCGGGTAGTGCGCCACCCCGAGTACGTAGGCACGGCTGGCGCTTTGGCCCTGAACGCCCGTTTGCTCCAGGAGTTGGCCAATAAGGAGCCCAACCCCGAGCTGTGCACCCCCGAGGAGCTGCTCCCCCAGCTGCGCGAATTTCTGCTGGCCCATGGTTTCAAGCCCGACAAACAGAACTGCGTCACCGTGACTATGGCCGGCAAGAACATTGCCTCCTTCGACCTGGGTTTTCTGCGCGAGCTGCCTGGCTACGGTACCCTGGTGCGGGCCGAGCCAGCCATGCTGGATCCGGCGGCCTTCTACCTCAACTGGCGCAAGGACACCCGCCTGCCCACCATGCAAATCTGCAAGGCCCGCGCCGGCTTCGAGGACGATACCGTGGCCCACGAAGCCTTAGCCGACGCCCTGGACGTAGTGCAGTTGCTGCGCCCTTTCTACGAACTGCCGATGTATAAGGAGGTGAACTAG
- a CDS encoding DUF6526 family protein translates to MPPAQPTKNTPMYYPLHHFVLLPAALVLLIYSVRRYLAVAGDDSEISRLWFTVMLLAVVGFGALVMLRQHYALTLQDRLIRLEVRQRYFEITGQSLRPLEEQLQLKQLLSLRFAGDDELPGLVQAAIREKLSAKDIQARIQAFHFDHMRV, encoded by the coding sequence ATGCCTCCTGCCCAGCCTACCAAGAACACGCCCATGTATTACCCGCTGCACCACTTTGTGTTGCTGCCGGCGGCGCTGGTGTTATTGATCTACAGCGTCAGGCGCTACCTAGCCGTAGCCGGCGACGACTCCGAGATTTCACGGCTGTGGTTTACGGTAATGCTGTTAGCAGTAGTTGGTTTTGGCGCCCTAGTGATGCTGCGCCAGCACTACGCTCTTACCCTGCAAGACCGCCTTATTCGGTTAGAAGTGCGGCAGCGCTACTTCGAAATTACTGGCCAGAGCTTGCGCCCGCTGGAAGAGCAACTGCAACTCAAGCAACTGTTGTCGCTCCGCTTTGCCGGCGACGATGAGCTACCGGGCCTAGTGCAGGCGGCCATTCGTGAGAAGCTGTCGGCCAAGGATATTCAGGCCCGTATTCAGGCTTTTCACTTCGACCACATGCGGGTTTGA
- a CDS encoding sugar phosphate nucleotidyltransferase: protein MKAVIPVAGIGSRLRPHTHTQPKTLVPVAGNTILGHIIDRLVEAGVQEFVFIIGYLGEKVESYVRRQYPQLRTSFVVQEPREGIAHALWLARDQFRYEADGILILLGDTIVDIDLPEMMRTPGNVLAVKEVKTPSLFGLVETGASGRVTKVVEKPRIPKSNYALVGLYKIANPDWLASALERIIDQDQRTHGEFQLTDALMLMIQDGAEMVTTSVDNWFDCGRKDSLLEANARLLNRTEFLKRRDYPEFPDTIIIPPVSIGKDCQISGSIIGPNVAIGDRTIVKNTILSESIIGSYSELRSAVMHDCIVGSDALFKGTRHSLNIGDNTEIDYS from the coding sequence ATGAAAGCAGTTATTCCCGTAGCCGGTATTGGCTCTCGTTTACGCCCCCACACGCACACCCAGCCCAAAACGCTGGTGCCAGTAGCGGGCAATACCATTCTGGGTCACATCATCGACCGGCTGGTGGAGGCTGGCGTGCAGGAGTTCGTTTTTATCATCGGCTACCTTGGTGAGAAAGTGGAAAGCTACGTGCGCCGCCAGTATCCGCAGTTGCGCACGTCCTTTGTAGTGCAGGAGCCGCGCGAAGGCATTGCCCATGCCCTGTGGCTGGCCCGCGACCAGTTTCGCTACGAGGCGGATGGCATTCTTATTTTGCTCGGCGACACCATTGTCGACATTGACCTGCCCGAGATGATGCGGACGCCAGGCAACGTGCTGGCCGTGAAAGAAGTAAAGACGCCCTCCTTGTTTGGCTTGGTGGAAACTGGGGCCAGCGGCCGCGTCACGAAAGTGGTAGAGAAGCCCCGCATTCCAAAGTCGAACTACGCCCTAGTTGGCCTGTACAAGATTGCCAACCCCGACTGGCTGGCCTCGGCCCTGGAGCGCATCATTGATCAGGACCAGCGTACCCACGGCGAGTTCCAACTCACGGATGCCCTAATGCTCATGATTCAGGACGGGGCCGAAATGGTGACTACCTCCGTAGATAACTGGTTTGACTGCGGCCGTAAGGACAGTCTGCTCGAAGCCAATGCCCGCCTGCTTAACCGCACCGAGTTCCTCAAGCGCCGCGACTACCCCGAGTTTCCCGATACCATCATCATCCCGCCCGTTAGCATCGGCAAAGACTGTCAGATCAGTGGCTCCATTATCGGCCCCAACGTGGCCATCGGCGACCGAACCATTGTCAAGAACACGATTCTGAGCGAGTCCATTATTGGCTCCTATTCGGAGTTGCGCTCTGCCGTTATGCACGACTGCATTGTCGGCTCCGACGCCCTGTTCAAAGGCACCCGCCACAGCCTCAATATCGGCGACAACACCGAAATTGACTATAGCTAA
- a CDS encoding LemA family protein — MKRFLLYFAGLVLLLSQSSCGYNSMVSKDQAVKAQWANVQSAYQRRSDLIPNLVNTVKGAANFEKSTLTDVVNARAKASSVQLNADQLTPENIQRFQEAQSQLSSGLGRLLAVSENYPELKANANFQELQAQIEGTENRINVERNKFNTVTNDYNGYVKSFPNNLFAGMFGFKEKPYFEADAASQKAPTVQF; from the coding sequence ATGAAACGCTTTCTGCTCTATTTTGCTGGCCTCGTACTGCTGCTCTCGCAGTCCTCGTGCGGCTATAACTCCATGGTATCCAAGGATCAGGCTGTGAAAGCCCAGTGGGCCAACGTACAAAGCGCCTACCAGCGCCGCTCTGACCTGATTCCGAACTTGGTGAACACCGTGAAAGGCGCCGCCAATTTTGAAAAGTCGACTTTGACCGATGTAGTAAATGCCCGTGCCAAGGCGTCGAGCGTGCAACTGAATGCCGATCAGCTGACGCCCGAAAATATTCAGCGCTTCCAGGAAGCTCAGAGCCAGCTGAGCAGTGGGCTGGGCCGCCTGCTGGCCGTGTCGGAAAACTACCCCGAGCTGAAAGCCAACGCCAACTTCCAGGAGTTGCAAGCCCAGATTGAGGGCACGGAAAACCGCATCAACGTGGAGCGCAACAAGTTCAACACGGTCACCAACGACTACAACGGGTACGTAAAGAGCTTCCCGAATAACCTGTTTGCCGGCATGTTCGGCTTCAAGGAGAAGCCTTACTTCGAGGCCGATGCTGCCTCGCAGAAAGCACCTACCGTTCAGTTTTAA
- a CDS encoding DUF4286 family protein produces the protein MILYNVTTSLDPEIADQWVAYMRDTHMPDVMATGFFLKSQLCRLLNEEDNGITYAAQYYCVSLEQLEEYQQLAAPALRNEIEKHFGGRYASFRTMLEVVD, from the coding sequence ATGATTCTTTACAACGTTACGACCAGCCTCGACCCGGAAATTGCCGACCAGTGGGTGGCGTATATGCGGGATACGCACATGCCTGACGTAATGGCAACGGGCTTTTTCTTGAAAAGCCAGCTCTGCCGCCTTCTCAATGAAGAAGACAACGGCATTACCTACGCCGCCCAATATTACTGCGTAAGCTTGGAGCAACTCGAAGAGTATCAGCAACTAGCTGCTCCTGCCCTGCGCAACGAAATTGAGAAACACTTCGGCGGCCGCTACGCCTCCTTCCGCACCATGCTTGAGGTAGTAGACTAA
- a CDS encoding TPM domain-containing protein yields MPTLRLWLLSLLLALTHLTGLAQNVPPRPSPPRLVNDLAGMMRPEEVQRLEQKLVAYNDSTSSQIAVVTVPTLGDYDIFDYAQQLYQTWGIGQKSNNNGILVLIAQQEHKARIHTGYGLEGAIPDALAKRIISNTIVPAFKEEQYYAGLDRATDQLIALAKGEYKADQTTQPRPRRSDDSSGSGIGFWVIIAVLILFILFRNRGGGSGGRRSGGFGGAMIPPIIFGDFSGGRGVFGGGGGFGGGGGGGGFGGFGGGSSGGGGASGDW; encoded by the coding sequence ATGCCTACGCTCCGCCTCTGGCTGCTTAGCCTGCTACTGGCGCTGACCCACCTCACTGGCCTGGCGCAAAATGTTCCGCCTCGCCCTTCCCCGCCCCGCCTGGTCAATGATTTGGCGGGCATGATGCGCCCGGAGGAAGTGCAGCGCCTGGAGCAAAAACTGGTAGCCTACAACGACTCCACCTCGTCGCAGATTGCCGTTGTGACGGTGCCTACCCTCGGCGACTACGACATCTTTGATTACGCCCAGCAGCTTTACCAAACCTGGGGCATCGGGCAGAAAAGCAATAATAACGGCATCCTGGTGCTGATAGCTCAGCAGGAGCACAAGGCCCGCATTCATACCGGCTACGGGTTGGAAGGAGCCATTCCGGATGCGCTGGCTAAGCGCATCATCTCCAACACCATTGTGCCGGCCTTCAAGGAAGAGCAGTACTACGCAGGCCTAGACCGGGCCACGGACCAGCTCATTGCCCTGGCCAAAGGCGAATACAAAGCCGACCAAACCACCCAGCCCCGCCCGCGTCGCTCAGATGATTCCAGCGGCTCAGGAATTGGCTTTTGGGTGATTATTGCCGTGCTCATTCTGTTTATCCTGTTTCGTAACCGTGGCGGCGGCAGTGGTGGCCGGCGGAGCGGCGGCTTCGGTGGAGCCATGATACCGCCCATCATCTTCGGCGACTTCAGCGGTGGCCGCGGCGTGTTTGGCGGCGGTGGCGGCTTTGGTGGAGGTGGTGGAGGAGGCGGTTTTGGCGGCTTCGGCGGGGGTAGCTCCGGCGGCGGCGGCGCCTCCGGCGACTGGTAA
- a CDS encoding GNAT family N-acetyltransferase: MSTLTIRRGQEADLPQVLALIQELAEYERAPHEVTNTLADMQRDGFGPEPIFKFFVAEQPDGRIIGIALYYTAYSTWKGRMLYLEDLVVTEELRGTGIGKRLFDAVVAEARHTGAHRMKWQVLEWNEPAIGFYQKIGANLDPEWHNGNLTAEQIHAYPAEVVN, translated from the coding sequence ATGTCGACGCTTACAATCCGCCGCGGCCAAGAGGCCGATTTGCCCCAAGTACTGGCCCTGATTCAGGAACTAGCCGAGTATGAGCGCGCCCCGCACGAAGTCACTAACACGCTAGCCGACATGCAGCGCGACGGCTTCGGCCCCGAGCCTATTTTCAAGTTCTTCGTGGCCGAGCAACCCGACGGCCGCATCATCGGCATAGCCCTGTACTACACGGCCTACTCTACCTGGAAAGGCCGCATGCTTTACCTCGAAGACCTGGTTGTGACGGAAGAGCTGCGCGGTACCGGCATCGGCAAGCGCCTCTTTGACGCCGTGGTAGCCGAAGCCCGCCACACCGGCGCCCACCGCATGAAGTGGCAGGTGCTAGAATGGAATGAGCCCGCCATTGGCTTCTACCAGAAAATCGGGGCCAACCTTGACCCTGAATGGCACAACGGCAACCTCACTGCCGAACAAATCCACGCCTACCCCGCGGAGGTGGTGAACTAG
- a CDS encoding TPM domain-containing protein encodes MTNPLTPEQEAALVAAIRQAELRTSGEIRVHLEDTCPTPEPLDRAAQVFAELGMHRTAQRNGVLFYLAWHSRQFAIIGDAGINAAVPDDFWEMAKENVLQHFRTEKYVAGLEQGIQLVGEQLRRYFPYNAATDQNELDDSISFGGTPPPRA; translated from the coding sequence ATGACCAATCCTCTCACCCCCGAGCAGGAAGCCGCCCTGGTAGCTGCCATCCGGCAGGCGGAGCTGCGCACCTCCGGCGAAATCCGGGTGCACCTGGAAGACACCTGCCCTACCCCCGAACCCCTCGACCGAGCCGCGCAGGTATTTGCTGAATTGGGCATGCACCGCACGGCTCAGCGCAACGGGGTGCTGTTTTACCTGGCCTGGCACAGCCGGCAATTCGCCATCATCGGCGACGCGGGCATCAACGCAGCCGTACCCGACGATTTCTGGGAAATGGCCAAGGAAAACGTGTTACAACACTTCCGAACCGAGAAATACGTGGCGGGCCTGGAACAGGGTATCCAGCTGGTAGGAGAACAACTCCGCCGCTACTTCCCCTATAATGCCGCCACCGACCAAAACGAACTCGACGACTCCATCTCGTTTGGCGGCACTCCGCCCCCGCGCGCATGA
- a CDS encoding prolyl oligopeptidase family serine peptidase translates to MQKLTISVLALAALASCRSSQSGAPGAGAATSAAAAKGAVTSSSSAVQYPQTKQIDHKDDYFGTTVADPYRWLEDLDSPETKAWVEAQNKVTFGYLEQIPFRDKIRERLTKIWNYERFGVPEEEGGQLYFSKNDGLQNQAVLYVQQNGQEGQPDVLLDPNKFSQDGTTALAGTYFSTDHRYLAYATSGGGSDWQKIKVLDLKTRQPLPDELQWVKVSGAAWYKDGFFYSRYDAPKKGENQLSGKNEFHKVYYHQLGKPQSTDKLVYENPKMPLGFRTVGTTEDERFLVLYLTDGKADGNRLSVRDLTDPKQANAFTPLISSYEYNNSVVGNVGGQLLVYTNYKAPRYRVVLIDPKKPQEANWKEVLPETENKLEGVDQVGGYLVASYLKDASSLVKVYTEKGEFKHDVALPAIGTAAGFGGRRTSKTVYYAFTSFTYPTTIYKYDLATNTSTVFRAPTVDVKPEDYVTTQVFYKSKDGTKVPMFITHKKGVKLDGQNPTYLYAYGGFNISLTPSFSVARMLWLENGGVLAIPNLRGGGEYGEAWHQAGMTPNKQNVFDDFIAAAEYLKVTGYTSTEKLAMAGGSNGGLLVGATMTQRPDLCGVAFPAVGVMDMLRYQKFTIGWNWAPEYGTSDNYAQFQNLYRFSPLHTLKPGTSYPATLITTADHDDRVVPAHSFKFAAALQAANEGSRPQLIRVDVNAGHGAGKSTKLQIEEWADIWAFAYQNMGVKPYKK, encoded by the coding sequence ATGCAAAAACTTACGATTTCCGTACTAGCTCTGGCAGCGCTGGCTTCGTGCCGCTCTAGCCAGTCTGGTGCTCCGGGAGCCGGCGCTGCTACCTCGGCGGCCGCGGCCAAAGGAGCCGTCACCTCATCTTCCTCTGCTGTGCAATACCCGCAAACCAAGCAAATAGACCACAAAGACGATTACTTCGGTACCACCGTAGCCGATCCGTACCGCTGGCTTGAAGACCTCGACTCGCCGGAAACCAAGGCCTGGGTAGAGGCGCAAAATAAGGTCACGTTCGGCTACTTGGAGCAGATTCCGTTCCGCGACAAAATCCGGGAGCGGCTCACCAAAATCTGGAATTACGAGCGGTTTGGGGTGCCCGAGGAAGAAGGCGGCCAGCTCTACTTCAGCAAAAACGACGGCCTTCAGAACCAGGCCGTACTCTACGTGCAGCAGAATGGCCAGGAAGGCCAGCCCGACGTGCTGCTCGACCCCAACAAGTTCTCCCAGGACGGCACTACCGCCCTGGCCGGCACTTACTTCTCCACCGACCACCGCTACCTGGCCTACGCTACCTCCGGGGGTGGCTCCGACTGGCAGAAAATCAAGGTGTTGGACCTGAAAACCCGCCAGCCTCTCCCCGATGAACTGCAGTGGGTGAAAGTGTCCGGGGCGGCTTGGTACAAGGATGGGTTCTTCTACAGCCGCTATGATGCGCCGAAGAAGGGTGAAAACCAGCTTTCGGGCAAAAACGAGTTTCACAAGGTCTACTACCACCAGCTCGGCAAGCCCCAGAGCACCGATAAGCTGGTGTACGAAAATCCCAAGATGCCCCTGGGCTTCCGCACCGTGGGCACCACCGAGGACGAGCGGTTCCTGGTGCTTTACCTCACCGACGGCAAAGCTGACGGCAACCGCCTTTCCGTACGGGACCTGACCGACCCCAAACAGGCCAACGCCTTCACGCCCCTCATCAGCAGCTACGAGTACAACAACTCGGTAGTAGGCAACGTGGGCGGGCAACTGCTGGTGTACACCAACTACAAGGCCCCGCGCTACCGCGTCGTACTCATTGACCCCAAAAAGCCCCAGGAAGCCAACTGGAAAGAGGTGCTGCCCGAAACCGAGAACAAGCTGGAGGGCGTGGACCAGGTAGGCGGCTACTTGGTAGCTTCCTACCTCAAGGATGCCAGCTCCCTTGTGAAAGTGTACACGGAGAAGGGCGAATTCAAGCACGATGTGGCCCTGCCGGCCATTGGCACGGCCGCGGGTTTCGGGGGGCGACGCACCTCCAAAACGGTGTACTACGCCTTCACTTCGTTTACCTACCCCACTACCATTTACAAGTACGACTTGGCCACGAACACCAGCACGGTGTTCCGCGCGCCTACCGTAGATGTGAAGCCCGAGGATTACGTAACTACTCAGGTGTTCTACAAGAGCAAGGACGGCACGAAGGTGCCCATGTTCATCACCCACAAAAAAGGCGTGAAGCTCGACGGCCAAAACCCGACCTACCTCTACGCTTACGGGGGCTTCAACATCTCACTTACGCCGAGTTTCAGCGTGGCCCGCATGCTGTGGCTGGAAAACGGTGGGGTGCTGGCTATTCCGAACCTGCGGGGTGGGGGCGAGTACGGCGAGGCCTGGCACCAAGCCGGCATGACGCCCAACAAGCAGAACGTATTCGACGACTTTATTGCCGCCGCCGAGTACCTAAAAGTAACCGGCTACACCAGCACCGAAAAGCTAGCTATGGCCGGTGGCTCCAACGGCGGCCTGCTGGTGGGTGCTACCATGACCCAGCGCCCCGACCTCTGCGGTGTGGCCTTCCCGGCCGTGGGCGTGATGGATATGCTACGCTATCAGAAGTTTACCATCGGCTGGAACTGGGCCCCGGAATATGGCACCTCCGATAACTACGCGCAGTTCCAGAACCTCTACCGCTTTTCGCCCCTGCACACCCTCAAGCCCGGCACCAGCTACCCCGCTACCCTCATCACCACCGCCGACCACGACGACCGGGTAGTGCCGGCTCACTCCTTTAAGTTTGCCGCCGCTTTGCAGGCTGCCAACGAAGGTTCGCGCCCCCAACTCATTCGCGTTGACGTGAATGCGGGCCACGGCGCCGGTAAGAGCACCAAACTCCAAATTGAAGAATGGGCTGATATCTGGGCCTTTGCTTACCAGAATATGGGAGTGAAGCCCTATAAAAAATAA
- a CDS encoding DUF1684 domain-containing protein, whose translation MNTYHWLLALPLALGAATGAAQSTTPAGRPSAAEHSQQVATFQQKLNAEYRNPAESPLSAEAQKSFTGLPFYPVNYAACVEARFEADSLGAPFQMVTSTARRPQYRKYGVLYFSFEGQPQQLVVYQSLDLQRNPEYRDYLFVPFTDRTNGHGSYGGGRYLDLRRGQIQRGKLVLDFNQAYNPYCAYGGQYSCPVPPAENRLRIAVQAGVMSGH comes from the coding sequence GTGAACACATACCATTGGCTGCTGGCTCTTCCGCTGGCTCTGGGCGCTGCTACGGGCGCAGCCCAATCGACTACCCCGGCCGGGCGGCCGTCTGCGGCGGAGCACAGCCAGCAGGTGGCAACTTTTCAGCAGAAGCTGAACGCCGAGTATCGGAATCCGGCGGAGTCTCCTTTATCGGCGGAAGCCCAGAAGAGTTTTACGGGGCTGCCTTTTTACCCGGTCAACTACGCGGCCTGCGTAGAAGCCCGGTTTGAGGCGGATTCGTTGGGGGCACCTTTTCAGATGGTGACCAGCACTGCCCGCCGCCCCCAGTATCGTAAGTATGGTGTGCTGTACTTCTCTTTCGAGGGCCAACCGCAGCAGCTGGTGGTGTACCAAAGCCTGGACCTGCAGCGCAACCCTGAGTACCGCGACTACCTGTTCGTGCCCTTCACCGACCGCACCAACGGGCATGGCAGCTACGGCGGTGGCCGTTACCTGGACCTGCGGCGGGGCCAGATTCAGCGAGGAAAGCTAGTGCTGGACTTCAACCAGGCTTACAACCCCTACTGTGCGTACGGTGGGCAGTACTCCTGTCCTGTACCACCCGCCGAAAACCGGCTGCGGATAGCCGTTCAGGCGGGTGTAATGAGCGGCCATTAA